A genomic stretch from Falco cherrug isolate bFalChe1 chromosome 3, bFalChe1.pri, whole genome shotgun sequence includes:
- the TMEM88B gene encoding transmembrane protein 88B, which translates to MSSQDTEDFEAENLSEKSQMIPSLPPYDMDDQLLPREPRSVWCCLAWTLVVGTMNSLVFFMNLLLMFVIFTIVLLPTIVVVYFGFQCHSQVLHSAARYCKSILDDNSSSALIILGFVIMSPLIVVAMAIYCSLARRLRLCMCFQPYSRAVYKGVKWRWYEEGGLCSCAKGWNTQVKAWV; encoded by the exons atgtctAGCCAGGACACCGAGGACTTTGAAGCAGAAAACCTCTCAGAGAAGTCTCAGATGATTCCCAGCCTCCCACCATATGACATGGATGACCAGTTACTTCCCAGGGAGCCACGGAGTGTCTGGTGCTGCTTGGCATGGACCCTGGTGGTAGGCACCATGAACTCTTTGGTCTTTTTCATGAATTTGCTCCTGATGTTTGTAATCTTCACCATTGTGCTGCTTCCTACCATTGTGGTGGTTTACTTTGGCTTCCAATGCCACTCTCAG GTGCTGCACTCAGCTGCCCGCTACTGCAAAAGCATCTTGGATGACAACAGCTCTTCTGCCCTCATTATCCTTGGCTTCGTCATCATGTCCCCTCTCATTGTGGTGGCCATGGCTATCTACTGCAGCCTGGCACGGCGTCTCCGTCTCTGCATGTGCTTCCAGCCATACAGCAGGGCTGTGTACAAGGGGGTGAAATGGCGCTGGTATGAGGAGGGAGGCCTGTGCAGCTGTGCCAAGGGGTGGAACACTCAAGTCAAGGCCTGGGTGTGA